The following are from one region of the Cottoperca gobio chromosome 13, fCotGob3.1, whole genome shotgun sequence genome:
- the hmgn1a gene encoding non-histone chromosomal protein HMG-14A-like isoform X2 codes for MLSYRLIWRCRQRCTVDPHSSSFLNCERLFFSSISASQPKATMGRRSNSTSVGASTEQPLRKSQRLMTDTQPEEKPEKPEKTKVPPKVKKGVKAAKPKPEEKKEEPEVEEEEEEEDDAPAENGEAKAEKKKAAVADKAEDAEEAEDKDDKAEEDEDDDDDKE; via the exons ATGTTAAGTTACAGACTGATCTGGAGGTGTAGGCAGAGGTGTACGGTTGACCCACATTCATCTAGTTTCCTGAACTGtgaaaggttgtttttttcatctATCTCTGCCTCACAACCTAAAGCAACAATGGGAAGGAGAAGCAAC TCTACAAGCGTCGGTGCAAGCACAGAG CAGCCATTGAGGAAGTCTCAACGGTTGATGACT GATACGCAGCCAGAAGAGAAGCCAGAAAAACCAGAAAAGACGAAG GTACCTCCCAAGGTCAAAAAGGGAGTCAAAGCAGCAAAGCCCAAgccagaggagaagaaggaagagcccgaggttgaggaggaggaggaagaagaagatgatgctCCTGCAGAGAACGGCGAGGCAAAAGCTGAGAAG AAGAAGGCTGCAGTAGCAGATAAAGCCGAGGACGCAGAAGAGGCGGAGGACAAGGATGACAAGGCTGAGGAGGACGAAGACGACGACGATGATAAAGAATAG
- the sh3bgr gene encoding SH3 domain-binding glutamic acid-rich protein isoform X3 produces MVIKVFLASSSGSTAIKKKQQDVVGFLEALKVDYAQLDIACNEENRMWMRQNVPAEKKPSNGIPLPPQIFNEEGYCGDYETFFDAKEDNSVYAFLGLPPPPGSKEAGQAIVENGTHAEETNAEGNLDDSIEVPVEERNGHAHVEEEQAADEEGEGGEEEEEEEEEEVAAEEETADDETTEGETAGDEVAVEEEEEEEEEEEEEALEETDEVTEETEEEEEEEEEQEEEDLQSEEEEELRQLEEEEEAEGQEEEEEE; encoded by the exons ATGGTCATCAAAGTATTTCTCGCCTCCTCATCGGGATCCACTGCG ATCAAGAAGAAGCAGCAAGATGTGGTCGGCTTCCTGGAGGCTCTTAAAGTGGACTACGCTCAGCTGGACATCGCCTGCAATGAGGAGAACCGCATGTGGATGAGGCAGAATGTCCCTGCGGAGAAGAAGCCCTCCAACGGCATCCCCCTGCCCCCTCAGATCTTCAATGAAGAGGGCTACTGTGGG GACTATGAGACATTCTTCGATGCCAAGGAGGACAATTCTGTGTATGCCTTCCTGGGACTGCCCCCTCCTCCTGGGTCAAAG GAAGCAGGACAGGCCATTGTGGAGAACGGGACCCACGCTGAGGAAACTAATGCAGAGGGGAACCTTGATGACTCAATA GAGGTTCCAGTGGAGGAGCGAAATGGGCATGCACACGTAGAGGAGGAGCAGGCAGCTGATGAGGAAGGTGAGGgtggcgaggaggaggaggaggaggaggaggaggaggtagcagcagaagaagagactGCAGATGATGAAACCACGGAAGGAGAAACGGCAGGAGACGAGGTCgccgtggaggaggaggaggaggaggaggaggaggaggaggaggaggcattGGAAGAAACGGACGAGGTCACAGAAGAAACA gaggaggaggaggaggaggaggaagaacag GAGGAAGAGGATTTGCAGTCAGAG GAGGAAGAAGAGCTACGACAGCTTGAG gaagaagaagaggctgaAGGACAAGAG gaggaagaggaagagtag
- the sh3bgr gene encoding SH3 domain-binding glutamic acid-rich protein isoform X1, whose translation MVIKVFLASSSGSTAIKKKQQDVVGFLEALKVDYAQLDIACNEENRMWMRQNVPAEKKPSNGIPLPPQIFNEEGYCGDYETFFDAKEDNSVYAFLGLPPPPGSKQAHAEEEEEEEEEEEQEEEEAEGQEEEEEE comes from the exons ATGGTCATCAAAGTATTTCTCGCCTCCTCATCGGGATCCACTGCG ATCAAGAAGAAGCAGCAAGATGTGGTCGGCTTCCTGGAGGCTCTTAAAGTGGACTACGCTCAGCTGGACATCGCCTGCAATGAGGAGAACCGCATGTGGATGAGGCAGAATGTCCCTGCGGAGAAGAAGCCCTCCAACGGCATCCCCCTGCCCCCTCAGATCTTCAATGAAGAGGGCTACTGTGGG GACTATGAGACATTCTTCGATGCCAAGGAGGACAATTCTGTGTATGCCTTCCTGGGACTGCCCCCTCCTCCTGGGTCAAAG CAGGCCCacgcagaggaggaggaggaggaggaggaggaggaagaacag gaagaagaagaggctgaAGGACAAGAG gaggaagaggaagagtag
- the LOC115017425 gene encoding LOW QUALITY PROTEIN: lebercilin-like protein (The sequence of the model RefSeq protein was modified relative to this genomic sequence to represent the inferred CDS: deleted 1 base in 1 codon), producing the protein MFMRQQSLVQQTFAHMKESDGDDVSCSTDTSRWSTPSRLRCGSNSSHYSSDFEDQADSLTDRTLDVKTSDKWQESNTCGRQKGKKAQGPNKQKTNHTAYCQVLKLPPIKHLQVSNTRIQSANLNSIRELKSQVWDLQQQLSEARTENKLLKSLQHRHTVALKHFQQSEGSISQILTKHSNKARVLQGLLRETSACRDNLARQLQTTENKLRSTKVRLQHLQLLSQDHSLLEREELTFRLARASAELENKDKRILDLEKNLELSRASFNRQIMTEQRKINEARKISRYRQEQIYQLNKAIQDRERNLDTHNIYFHRFSKGSSKKGSESKMVQTDRLILLPTEAASLLELEFREIEETLEEQESSVNWCCYNPEQESLRIDDPETEVSANITLEEVHPEDTETRADREQSISDDGQEYQTEEDCAEERETPEAPQASEEEPKTEEHESEMSYILEKSLNTTEPRRKGYKLSKFRRNYAFKPSIENMHSGRPAYSIVEFSPCQSAKSLIKVEPLSSGIHELCLPASGKSRKGGVGSPQGK; encoded by the exons ATGTTTATGAGGCAGCAGAGCCTGGTGCAGCAGACCTTTGCTCACATGAAGGAGAGTGATGGTGACGATGTGAGCTGCAGCACAGATACCTCCAGGTGGTCCACTCCCTCCAGACTGCGCTGTGGCTCTAATAGCTCACACTACTCATCTGACTTTGAAGACCAGGCTGACTCGCTTACAGACAGGACCCTAGATGTCAAGACATCAGACAAATGGCAGGAATCTAACACATGTGGAAGACAAAAAG GTAAAAAAGCACAAGGGCCCAACAAGCAGAAGACAAACCACACCGCATACTGCCAAGTCCTAAAGTTGCCCCCGATCAAGCACCTGCAGGTTTCAAACACGAGGATCCAGTCTGCCAACTTGAACAGCATCAGGGAGCTAAAGAGCCAGGTGTGggatctgcagcagcagctgagtgaAGCCAGGACTGAGAACAAGCTGCTGAAGAGCCTGCAGCATCGCCACACGGTGGCACTGAAGCACTTCCAACAGTCTGAGGGCAGCATCTCACAG ATCCTCACCAAGCACAGCAACAAGGCCCGAGTCCTGCAGGGGTTGCTCCGTGAGACCAGTGCCTGCCGTGACAATCTGGCAAGGCAGCTACAAACCACAGAAAATAAGTTGCGAAGCACAAAGGTCCGTCTCCAGCACCTGCAGCTGCTCAGCCAGGACCACAGCCTGCTGGAGAGGGAGGAACTCACCTTCAGGCTGGCCAGGGCCTCTGCAGAGCTGGAGAACAAGGACAAGAGGATACTG GACTTGGAAAAGAATCTTGAGTTGAGCCGTGCCTCGTTCAATCGCCAAATAATGACCGAACAAAGAAAGATCAACGAGGCGAGAAAGATATCCCGCTATCGGCAAGAACAAATATATCAGCTGAACAAGGCGATTCAA gatagagagaggaatctggacacacacaatatttactTCCACAGATTCTCAAAAGGATCTTCCAAAAAAG GCAGTGAGAGCAAGATGGTTCAAACAGATCGATTAATCCTTCTCCCCACCGAGGCTGCGAGTCTTTTGGAGTTAGAGTTTAGAGAGATTGAAGAAACGCTGGAAGAGCAAGAGAGCTCTGTGAACTGG TGTTGTTACAATCCAGAGCAGGAGTCTTTGCGAATAGACGATCCAGAGACAGAGGTTTCTGCAAATATCACGTTAGAAGAGGTTCACCCAGAGGATACTGAGACGCGTGCTG acagagagcagagtaTTTCAGATGATGGCCAAGAATATCAAACTGAGGAAGATTGTGCAGAAGAAAGGGAGACACCAGAGGCCCCTCAGGCGTCTGAAGAGGAGCCCAaaacagaggaacatgagaGCGAGATGTCCTACATTTTGGAAAAGTCTCTGAATACAACTGAACCCAGGAGAAAAGGATACAAGCTCTCCAAATTCAGACGGAACTACGCATTTAAACCATCTATTGAAAACATGCACAGTGGAAGACCTGCCTACAGCATTGTGGAATTTAGTCCCTGTCAAAGCGCCAAAAGCCTGATCAAGGTGGAACCACTCAGCAGTGGGATTCATGAACTCTGTCTACCAGCTTCC GGGAAATCCAGGAAGGGTGGAGTAGGCAGCCCTCAGGGCAAGTAA
- the sh3bgr gene encoding SH3 domain-binding glutamic acid-rich protein isoform X2, which yields MVIKVFLASSSGSTAIKKKQQDVVGFLEALKVDYAQLDIACNEENRMWMRQNVPAEKKPSNGIPLPPQIFNEEGYCGDYETFFDAKEDNSVYAFLGLPPPPGSKAHAEEEEEEEEEEEQEEEEAEGQEEEEEE from the exons ATGGTCATCAAAGTATTTCTCGCCTCCTCATCGGGATCCACTGCG ATCAAGAAGAAGCAGCAAGATGTGGTCGGCTTCCTGGAGGCTCTTAAAGTGGACTACGCTCAGCTGGACATCGCCTGCAATGAGGAGAACCGCATGTGGATGAGGCAGAATGTCCCTGCGGAGAAGAAGCCCTCCAACGGCATCCCCCTGCCCCCTCAGATCTTCAATGAAGAGGGCTACTGTGGG GACTATGAGACATTCTTCGATGCCAAGGAGGACAATTCTGTGTATGCCTTCCTGGGACTGCCCCCTCCTCCTGGGTCAAAG GCCCacgcagaggaggaggaggaggaggaggaggaggaagaacag gaagaagaagaggctgaAGGACAAGAG gaggaagaggaagagtag
- the hmgn1a gene encoding non-histone chromosomal protein HMG-14A-like isoform X1 — MLSYRLIWRCRQRCTVDPHSSSFLNCERLFFSSISASQPKATMGRRSNSTSVGASTEQPLRKSQRLMTKDTQPEEKPEKPEKTKVPPKVKKGVKAAKPKPEEKKEEPEVEEEEEEEDDAPAENGEAKAEKKKAAVADKAEDAEEAEDKDDKAEEDEDDDDDKE; from the exons ATGTTAAGTTACAGACTGATCTGGAGGTGTAGGCAGAGGTGTACGGTTGACCCACATTCATCTAGTTTCCTGAACTGtgaaaggttgtttttttcatctATCTCTGCCTCACAACCTAAAGCAACAATGGGAAGGAGAAGCAAC TCTACAAGCGTCGGTGCAAGCACAGAG CAGCCATTGAGGAAGTCTCAACGGTTGATGACT AAGGATACGCAGCCAGAAGAGAAGCCAGAAAAACCAGAAAAGACGAAG GTACCTCCCAAGGTCAAAAAGGGAGTCAAAGCAGCAAAGCCCAAgccagaggagaagaaggaagagcccgaggttgaggaggaggaggaagaagaagatgatgctCCTGCAGAGAACGGCGAGGCAAAAGCTGAGAAG AAGAAGGCTGCAGTAGCAGATAAAGCCGAGGACGCAGAAGAGGCGGAGGACAAGGATGACAAGGCTGAGGAGGACGAAGACGACGACGATGATAAAGAATAG
- the get1 gene encoding guided entry of tail-anchored proteins factor 1 gives MASGYAWLLVLGSVFLCNLMKTLLPSISSFFSKMWQKDAEQESEMRSEVQEMKKEQASISMMDEFARYARLERKINKMTDKLKTHVNSRTAQQAKMKWVVNIAFYILQAALMISLIWKYYSDPVTVIPSKWIAPLERLVAFPTGVAGGVGITCWLVVCNKVVTLGLHAVS, from the exons ATGGCGTCCGGCTATGCGTGGTTACTTGTGCTGGGGTCGGTTTTTCTGTGCAATCTCATGAAAACACTCCTTCCGTCCATATCCTCTTTC TTCTCAAAGATGTGGCAGAAAGATGCAGAGCAGGAGAGTGAGATGAGGTCTGAAGTCCAGGAGATGAAGAAGGAGCAGGCCTCAATAAGCATGATGGATGAGTTTGCTAGATATGCCAGATTGGAGCGCAAAATCAACAAGATGACagacaagctgaaaacacatg TGAATTCAAGAACCGCGCAACAAGCCAAAATGAAATGGGTTGTCAACATCGCCTTCTACATACTGCAG GCTGCTCTGATGATCTCCTTGATATGGAAGTATTACTCTGATCCAGTGACAGTCATCCCCAGTAAATGGATTGCCCCTCTGGAGCGACTTGTGGCCTTCCCAACAGGAGTGGCAG GTGGAGTGGGAATCACATGCTGGCTGGTGGTTTGCAACAAGGTGGTTACACTGGGTCTCCATGCTGTCAGCTAG